The Chryseobacterium nakagawai genome has a segment encoding these proteins:
- the hemH gene encoding ferrochelatase yields MAKKGILLINLGSPRSTAVEDVKEYLDEFLMDEKVIDYRWIFRALLVRGIILKTRPAKSAEAYKTVWTDEGSPLIVITKKIQQKLQKLVDIPVEIGMRYAEPSIETGIRNLVEKGITEIVLFPLYPQYAMSTTETVIEKAEEIRKKIFPHVKINYIQPFYNRDLYTDCLTESIREKLPQDFDALLFSYHGVPERHIYKTDPTKTCNMNDCCHKDTHPSHSFCYRHQCFNTTERVIKKLGLPKGKVIVSFQSRLGKDKWIEPYTDHTLETIPGKGIKNLAIVCPAFVSDCLETLEEISVEGKESFLESGGENFTYISCLNDEDRWIEVIRVLCEEQLNQFYLV; encoded by the coding sequence TTGGCTAAAAAAGGAATTTTATTAATCAATCTTGGCTCTCCAAGATCAACGGCGGTAGAAGATGTAAAAGAATATCTTGATGAATTCCTGATGGATGAAAAGGTCATTGATTATCGATGGATTTTCCGGGCACTTTTGGTTCGTGGAATTATTTTAAAAACCAGACCAGCAAAATCAGCGGAAGCTTATAAAACTGTATGGACAGATGAAGGGTCTCCGCTTATTGTTATCACGAAAAAGATACAGCAAAAGTTACAAAAGCTAGTGGATATACCGGTAGAGATCGGAATGAGATATGCAGAGCCAAGTATTGAAACAGGGATCAGGAACCTTGTTGAAAAAGGAATTACGGAAATTGTATTGTTTCCCCTTTACCCACAATATGCAATGAGCACTACAGAAACAGTTATTGAAAAAGCTGAAGAGATCAGAAAGAAAATATTTCCTCATGTAAAGATCAATTATATTCAGCCCTTTTATAACCGGGATCTGTATACTGATTGTTTGACGGAAAGTATCCGAGAGAAGCTTCCTCAAGATTTTGATGCCTTACTGTTTTCTTATCATGGGGTTCCTGAACGGCATATTTATAAAACAGACCCCACAAAAACCTGTAATATGAATGACTGTTGCCATAAAGATACCCATCCCAGTCATTCGTTTTGCTATCGTCATCAATGTTTTAATACCACTGAACGAGTGATCAAAAAACTAGGATTGCCAAAAGGTAAAGTCATTGTTTCTTTTCAGTCCAGATTAGGAAAAGATAAGTGGATAGAGCCCTATACAGATCATACATTAGAAACGATACCCGGCAAAGGAATTAAAAATCTTGCTATTGTTTGTCCGGCATTTGTTTCAGATTGTCTTGAAACCCTGGAAGAAATTTCCGTTGAAGGAAAAGAATCATTTCTGGAATCTGGTGGTGAAAATTTCACCTATATTTCCTGTCTGAATGATGAAGACCGTTGGATTGAAGTCATTCGGGTTCTTTGTGAAGAGCAGCTTAATCAATTCTATTTAGTATAG
- a CDS encoding MarR family winged helix-turn-helix transcriptional regulator, which yields MNYTLIKDFIDLLQDFETEVRACPDLYPGTIQGFKAWISDKENAGKKDHPEEPYWEGKENGRTPESAISTLLVHLNRYAKTYSKSAISDSEFSTQEDFIYLINLKAFGEMTKMALIKKNIQDKPVGMLIIARLLRQGLIEQMDSDIDKRSKLIRISERGLIILEKQMEKIRQATHIVAGNLNHSEKMNLIRILNKLDQFHYPIFSRNIDTDQLINTVYDEYSFKEA from the coding sequence ATGAATTATACGCTTATTAAAGATTTCATAGACTTGTTGCAGGATTTTGAAACGGAAGTCCGAGCTTGTCCTGATCTGTACCCGGGAACTATTCAGGGTTTTAAAGCATGGATTTCTGATAAGGAGAATGCGGGCAAAAAAGATCACCCGGAAGAACCTTACTGGGAAGGGAAGGAGAATGGAAGAACACCGGAAAGTGCCATAAGTACATTGCTTGTTCATCTTAACCGATATGCGAAAACCTATTCAAAATCTGCGATTTCAGATTCTGAATTTTCTACTCAGGAAGATTTTATTTATTTAATCAATTTGAAAGCTTTCGGAGAAATGACCAAGATGGCTCTGATCAAGAAAAATATTCAGGATAAGCCCGTAGGGATGCTTATTATTGCAAGACTATTGCGTCAGGGACTTATTGAGCAGATGGATTCTGATATAGACAAACGAAGTAAATTAATACGTATTTCTGAACGAGGCCTGATTATTTTGGAAAAACAAATGGAAAAAATTCGTCAGGCTACTCATATTGTTGCAGGAAATCTTAACCATAGCGAAAAAATGAATCTTATACGTATTTTGAATAAACTGGATCAGTTTCATTATCCTATTTTTTCTAGGAACATTGATACTGATCAACTTATCAATACAGTGTATGATGAGTATTCATTTAAAGAAGCATAA